A window from Deltaproteobacteria bacterium encodes these proteins:
- a CDS encoding beta-lactamase family protein, which translates to MASRSRFPIGLILSTISFAAFICGCASPPKSIGAGSARPARLIDQAKTRMERELIERIDEIRRQSQIPGLQVIVDHQGEQHLNLALGLRAVDQPKSFVTSEDVWHLGSNTKPMTALLIGQAVERSNLTWHTQIAQALKSHSFPLHQSVKFITIDQLLSHQAGLMEPGSILGGKLWAAVFRDDQPVGKMRSALAKGILSTPTKFAPGTRTEYSNSGYVILGYVAEQTMNSDWESLVRNRIFVPLKMKSCGFGPAGTKGLEVPDQPWGHRIDDTTGSMIAVPPSLQADNPPAFGPAGTVHCSASDWVKFLRLFIDGQDERRSRALIVRKETFDHLSNSAQNGFTFSTITKIDRRSWAAGPVYTLAGNNTMNFSQAVIAPKRSLVITVNTNAGHRDAEAGVTKLLKLITENLPEDSTKLEASIE; encoded by the coding sequence ATGGCCAGTAGATCGCGCTTTCCAATCGGACTCATTCTGAGCACGATTTCCTTTGCCGCTTTCATTTGTGGTTGCGCAAGCCCGCCGAAGTCCATCGGCGCCGGCTCGGCACGCCCAGCACGGCTGATTGACCAAGCGAAGACTCGTATGGAGCGGGAATTAATCGAGCGCATTGACGAGATCCGGCGCCAGTCGCAAATCCCTGGGCTTCAAGTCATTGTCGATCATCAGGGCGAGCAGCATCTTAATCTAGCCCTTGGCCTTCGCGCTGTTGATCAACCGAAAAGCTTTGTTACCAGCGAAGATGTTTGGCATCTTGGTTCGAATACGAAACCAATGACCGCGTTACTTATTGGTCAAGCTGTCGAGCGCTCGAATCTCACTTGGCACACGCAAATTGCCCAAGCCCTGAAGTCGCACTCTTTCCCGCTTCACCAATCAGTAAAATTCATCACCATTGATCAGTTGTTGTCGCATCAAGCAGGGTTGATGGAACCGGGTTCTATTCTCGGCGGAAAACTTTGGGCCGCCGTCTTTCGCGACGACCAGCCGGTAGGTAAAATGCGATCGGCCCTTGCTAAAGGAATCCTTTCCACTCCTACTAAATTTGCCCCTGGTACCAGAACTGAGTACAGCAACAGCGGCTATGTCATCTTAGGCTATGTTGCAGAACAAACCATGAACAGTGACTGGGAAAGTTTAGTCCGAAACCGAATTTTTGTTCCCCTCAAAATGAAGTCCTGCGGTTTCGGACCTGCTGGGACTAAGGGACTCGAAGTTCCAGACCAGCCTTGGGGGCACCGCATAGACGACACGACGGGTTCGATGATCGCCGTCCCACCATCTCTTCAAGCCGACAACCCACCAGCTTTTGGCCCCGCAGGCACAGTTCATTGTTCGGCAAGCGATTGGGTGAAATTCCTTAGGCTCTTCATTGATGGCCAAGACGAGCGTCGAAGTCGTGCACTGATTGTTCGAAAAGAAACCTTTGATCATTTGTCTAACAGTGCGCAAAACGGATTTACGTTTTCAACCATCACTAAAATAGACCGCAGATCCTGGGCAGCTGGGCCAGTTTATACTTTGGCCGGAAACAACACGATGAACTTTTCCCAAGCGGTCATTGCGCCAAAGCGAAGTCTTGTGATTACAGTCAACACGAATGCCGGCCATCGAGACGCCGAGGCCGGGGTCACGAAACTTTTAAAACTCATCACCGAAAATCTTCCCGAAGATTCAACCAAACTAGAAGCGAGTATCGAATAA
- a CDS encoding RNA methyltransferase: MSMKLVPVSSSQNDVFKALLKSTDGRGDFVLVHGLKLIDEVLRSKSLAPKTIVARNGFALEKSDLARDVFSRRFDQPVSRLLLDDALFDQLDPIGVPDALAAFERPPVGKYDFKSPVAGPSLMAATQNPANLGALIRSAAAFGIKNFISLKEAAHPLHPKTVRGSMGYVLDLQIFQGPSIHDLGGFEAGAAPGGLFSRLVTLDLAGDPLQNFIWPKDPIVLVGEEGRGVPKSYKGSRILIPHLPSVDSLNAAVSGGIALYDFYLKTESKA; the protein is encoded by the coding sequence ATGAGCATGAAACTCGTCCCAGTATCGAGCAGTCAAAATGATGTTTTCAAAGCTCTTTTAAAATCGACGGACGGTCGCGGCGACTTTGTCTTAGTGCATGGCTTGAAATTGATCGACGAAGTGTTGCGATCTAAATCACTTGCTCCTAAAACGATTGTCGCTCGCAATGGGTTTGCGCTCGAAAAGTCGGATCTTGCGCGCGATGTGTTTTCGAGACGGTTTGATCAACCCGTATCACGACTTCTTTTGGACGATGCGTTGTTTGATCAGCTGGACCCCATTGGCGTCCCCGATGCCCTTGCCGCTTTTGAACGACCACCGGTCGGAAAGTACGACTTTAAATCTCCGGTTGCCGGCCCGAGCCTTATGGCAGCAACGCAAAACCCAGCCAACCTGGGCGCCTTAATCAGATCAGCTGCGGCGTTTGGAATTAAAAACTTCATCTCTCTCAAAGAAGCAGCCCACCCGCTTCATCCTAAAACTGTTCGTGGATCGATGGGCTACGTTCTCGATCTTCAAATTTTCCAAGGTCCATCAATACATGATCTCGGCGGATTTGAGGCTGGGGCGGCCCCAGGAGGACTATTTTCTCGCCTCGTGACATTGGATCTTGCAGGCGATCCGCTGCAAAACTTCATATGGCCCAAAGATCCGATTGTTCTGGTCGGAGAAGAAGGCAGAGGGGTTCCGAAAAGCTACAAAGGTTCGCGAATTCTTATTCCGCATCTTCCATCCGTTGATTCATTGAACGCAGCCGTTAGCGGAGGAATTGCACTCTATGATTTTTATTTGAAAACCGAGTCTAAAGCTTGA
- a CDS encoding class I SAM-dependent methyltransferase yields MAHKNRTNWSPYKARKAAKAAADPNRKAAKAAKQAPSADTFGKAHHKKPVTIFELDEAEDRLRDLFQHHGLGWFPNAQRRELARFYRMLMENQNERNFTRLLTLRDVGIKHFVDCLAIIPLLRDHGVPLLFPLMDVGTGPGLPGIPLKIAFPHEHIYLAEGVQKRVEFLKKVREELGLSHPDGPLEIYARNVNEECFLPVNGVITRAVEDASNTLSNVIHSLQTGGRVYLMKGPGCDPEIEPALKKWGDYYRLEKDISYELEKTPHKRRLLVFQKIKVHPLPDFEALDLAWEREHGQ; encoded by the coding sequence ATGGCGCATAAGAACAGAACAAATTGGAGCCCGTATAAGGCACGGAAGGCTGCCAAAGCAGCCGCCGATCCGAACCGGAAGGCTGCCAAAGCAGCCAAACAGGCCCCATCTGCTGATACTTTTGGCAAAGCTCATCACAAAAAGCCGGTAACGATCTTTGAGCTCGACGAAGCAGAGGATCGCCTCAGGGATCTTTTTCAACATCATGGTCTTGGATGGTTTCCAAATGCTCAGCGGCGCGAGTTGGCCAGATTTTATCGAATGCTGATGGAGAATCAAAACGAGCGCAACTTTACTCGCCTTTTGACGTTGCGAGATGTGGGCATCAAACACTTCGTCGATTGTCTCGCCATCATTCCCCTCCTGCGCGATCATGGCGTCCCGCTTCTTTTCCCACTCATGGATGTCGGCACAGGCCCGGGCCTGCCAGGCATACCACTTAAAATCGCGTTCCCTCATGAACACATTTATCTCGCAGAGGGTGTGCAAAAAAGGGTCGAATTTCTTAAAAAAGTTCGCGAGGAGCTTGGACTCAGCCACCCAGACGGACCGCTAGAAATCTACGCGCGAAATGTGAACGAGGAATGTTTTTTACCTGTGAATGGCGTCATCACAAGAGCTGTCGAAGATGCTTCTAACACGTTAAGCAATGTTATTCATTCTCTTCAAACTGGCGGCCGCGTCTATTTGATGAAGGGCCCGGGCTGTGATCCCGAGATAGAGCCCGCGTTAAAAAAATGGGGCGATTATTATCGACTTGAAAAAGATATTTCCTACGAACTCGAAAAAACTCCGCACAAGCGCCGCCTCCTTGTGTTTCAAAAGATCAAAGTCCACCCGCTGCCAGACTTTGAAGCCCTTGATCTCGCCTGGGAGCGCGAACATGGCCAGTAG